From Doryrhamphus excisus isolate RoL2022-K1 chromosome 22, RoL_Dexc_1.0, whole genome shotgun sequence, one genomic window encodes:
- the LOC131109911 gene encoding cadherin-12-like isoform X1, whose product MITWEYAAIFLLCSSFLLDFSYPNPLGPQLHFKTKSGVTYLQGRTRIRHGTPRFQRIKRGWVWNQFFVLEEYMGSVPQYVGKLHTDMDHGDHAVKYTLSGEGVGSVFTIDQTTGDIHALMKLDREEKSYYLLRAQAVDVGTGLPLEPESEFVVKVQDINDNEPRFSDGPHCAIVPEMSPKGTFVTQVTATDADDATYGNSAQIVYSILYGQEDFSVDSKSGVIRTASANMDREVKDEYQIIIQAKDMGGQLGGLASTVTINITLSDVNDNPPRFVKSIFHLRVPETALVDSVVGRILAHDLDTDRNAEVDYCIVPGDESNMFEIISNSQSKEGVVVLKKPLDYETKKSYTFKVEASNAQMDPRFLNLGPFLDLATVKVTVMDVEEPPVFSKASYSLEAYEDTPVGTVIGSVTAQDLDASSSAVRYSLEWQKNEDSCFDVDAIDGSVSTNEYLDREEVFHHNITVVAFKVINPVLSTKVLVTVNVLDVNEFDPELAFPSDTFVCEISHVGQVIQILSAVDKDLPPVNQRFFFKIPKELRKRNFTVRDYGNNTAGIVTRRSSFQRAVQDTYVLPVVVEDSGYPVRSSTATVTIKVCTCGAEGLLPACPAEAIILPVGLSAGALMAFLLCVSLLIVIPGLYIARSRHQLKDPVRTSKEDIRDNVFYYDDEGGGEEDTDAFDMGTLRNTHSAHVNALKLIMKKDKNSYGDGVLLHLNDRYDNIRSPDIHRQTAGFISPVNSQLLVPCCRATQGGAGIIHDLIGHRLGESLGSSAVSSCDSGASEGVGSLADSLNSIERLWAFDDFGDLSSLGDLVEPFESLVGIFGRKAPTVSEDS is encoded by the exons ATGATCACATGGGAATATGCCGCCATATTTCTGCTATGCTCCAGTTTCCTACTGGACTTTAGTTACCCAAATCCTCTTGGGCCTCAGCTCCATTTCAAGACTAAAAGTGGGGTGACGTACCTCCAGGGCAGGACAAGGATCAGACACGGAACGCCACGGTTTCAGCGAATTAAGAGAGGATGGGTGTGGAACCAGTTCTTTGTTCTAGAAGAATACATGGGCTCTGTACCACAGTATGTCGGAAAG ctccacacagatatggacCATGGTGACCATGCAGTTAAGTACACGCTTTCAGGAGAAGGAGTTGGGTCCGTCTTCACCATCGATCAAACGACAGGAGATATACATGCTCTGATGAAGCTTGACAG AGAAGAAAAGTCCTACTATCTACTCAGAGCCCAAGCCGTAGATGTCGGTACTGGTCTCCCGTTGGAACCCGAGTCAGAATTTGTGGTCAAGGTTCAGGACATCAATGACAATGAACCTCGATTTTCAGATGGCCCACACTGTGCCATTGTTCCTGAGATGTCGCCAAAAG GAACGTTTGTGACACAGGTGACCGCCACAGATGCAGATGACGCCACATACGGTAACAGTGCACAGATTGTCTACAGCATCCTTTACGGTCAGGAAGACTTTTCTGTGGACTCCAAGTCAG GAGTCATCAGAACAGCTTCAGCCAACATGGACCGTGAAGTGAAGGACGAATATCAGATTATAATCCAAGCCAAAGACATGGGTGGGCAACTGGGGGGACTTGCATCCACTGTGACTATCAATATCACCCTCAGCGATGTCAATGACAATCCACCTCGTTTTGTCAAGA GTATTTTTCATTTGCGGGTACCCGAGACAGCATTGGTGGATTCGGTGGTGGGTCGGATTCTAGCCCACGATTTAGACACGGACAGAAATGCAGAAGTGGACTACTGCATTGTACCAGGGGATGAGAGCAACATGTTTGAAATCATCTCGAATAGCCAAAGTAAAGAAGGAGTTGTTGTCTTGAAAAAG CCTCTGGACTACGAAACAAAAAAGTCCTACACTTTCAAAGTGGAAGCATCCAATGCACAGATGGATCCCCGTTTCCTCAACTTGGGTCCTTTTTTGGATTTAGCCACTGTCAAGGTAACTGTCATGGATGTCGAAGAGCCTCCTGTCTTCAGCAAAGCATCCTACTCTCTGGAAGCATATGAAGACACCCCCGTAGGAACCGTTATAGGTTCCGTTACAGCACAAGACCTTGATGCCAGTAGCAGTGCAGTCAG GTATTCGCTGGAATGGCAAAAAAACGAAGACAGCTGTTTTGACGTCGATGCCATCGATGGCTCTGTTTCCACAAATGAATACTTGGACAGAGAGGAAGTATTTCATCACAACATAACTGTGGTTGCATTCAAAGtca TAAATCCTGTGCTGTCCACCAAAGTGCTAGTGACAGTCAACGTCCTGGATGTGAACGAGTTTGATCCGGAACTGGCATTTCCATCGGATACCTTCGTATGCGAAATTTCTCATGTTGGACAG GTGATTCAAATTCTCAGTGCTGTGGACAAGGATCTTCCACCTGTCAACCAGAGGTTTTTCTTCAAGATCCCCAAAGAACTTCGCAAGAGAAACTTCACTGTTCGAGATTATGGAA acAACACTGCCGGCATCGTGACGCGACGTTCCAGTTTCCAGCGGGCAGTGCAAGACACGTATGTCCTTCCCGTGGTGGTTGAAGATAGCGGTTATCCTGTCCGGAGTAGCACAGCGACCGTCACCATCAAAGTGTGCACTTGTGGGGCAGAAGGCTTGTTGCCCGCGTGTCCTGCTGAGGCAATCATCCTGCCTGTGGGTCTGAGCGCTGGAGCTCTAATGGCTTTTCTACTGTGTGTATCTCTGCTGATAG TGATCCCTGGACTTTACATAGCCCGAAGTCGCCACCAACTCAAAGATCCTGTCCGGACATCGAAAGAAGATATCCGAGATAATGTcttttattatgatgatgagggTGGCGGTGAGGAAGATACTGATGCCTTTGACATGGGCACACTCCGTAACACCCACTCAGCACACGTCAACGCTCTCAAGTTGATCatgaaaaaggataaaaatagcTACGGTGACGGCGTTCTACTGCATCTGAACGATCGCTATGACAATATCAGATCCCCCGATATTCATCGGCAAACCGCCGGTTTCATATCCCCGGTTAACAGCCAGCTTCTGGTTCCCTGCTGCCGGGCGACTCAAGGTGGTGCAGGAATAATCCACGATTTAATCGGACATCGACTGGGTGAGAGTCTGGGAAGTTCTGCGGTATCGTCATGTGACTCTGGAGCCTCTGAAGGTGTTGGTTCTTTGGCTGATTCATTGAATTCAATAGAGAGGCTCTGGGCCTTTGATGATTTTGGGGACTTGAGTTCTCTTGGGGATTTGGTCGAGCCTTTTGAATCACTCGTGGGCATCTTTGGGAGAAAGGCCCCGACtgtgtccgaagacagctga
- the LOC131109911 gene encoding cadherin-12-like isoform X2, which produces MITWEYAAIFLLCSSFLLDFSYPNPLGPQLHFKTKSGVTYLQGRTRIRHGTPRFQRIKRGWVWNQFFVLEEYMGSVPQYVGKLHTDMDHGDHAVKYTLSGEGVGSVFTIDQTTGDIHALMKLDREEKSYYLLRAQAVDVGTGLPLEPESEFVVKVQDINDNEPRFSDGPHCAIVPEMSPKGTFVTQVTATDADDATYGNSAQIVYSILYGQEDFSVDSKSGVIRTASANMDREVKDEYQIIIQAKDMGGQLGGLASTVTINITLSDVNDNPPRFVKSIFHLRVPETALVDSVVGRILAHDLDTDRNAEVDYCIVPGDESNMFEIISNSQSKEGVVVLKKPLDYETKKSYTFKVEASNAQMDPRFLNLGPFLDLATVKVTVMDVEEPPVFSKASYSLEAYEDTPVGTVIGSVTAQDLDASSSAVRYSLEWQKNEDSCFDVDAIDGSVSTNEYLDREEVFHHNITVVAFKVINPVLSTKVLVTVNVLDVNEFDPELAFPSDTFVCEISHVGQTTLPAS; this is translated from the exons ATGATCACATGGGAATATGCCGCCATATTTCTGCTATGCTCCAGTTTCCTACTGGACTTTAGTTACCCAAATCCTCTTGGGCCTCAGCTCCATTTCAAGACTAAAAGTGGGGTGACGTACCTCCAGGGCAGGACAAGGATCAGACACGGAACGCCACGGTTTCAGCGAATTAAGAGAGGATGGGTGTGGAACCAGTTCTTTGTTCTAGAAGAATACATGGGCTCTGTACCACAGTATGTCGGAAAG ctccacacagatatggacCATGGTGACCATGCAGTTAAGTACACGCTTTCAGGAGAAGGAGTTGGGTCCGTCTTCACCATCGATCAAACGACAGGAGATATACATGCTCTGATGAAGCTTGACAG AGAAGAAAAGTCCTACTATCTACTCAGAGCCCAAGCCGTAGATGTCGGTACTGGTCTCCCGTTGGAACCCGAGTCAGAATTTGTGGTCAAGGTTCAGGACATCAATGACAATGAACCTCGATTTTCAGATGGCCCACACTGTGCCATTGTTCCTGAGATGTCGCCAAAAG GAACGTTTGTGACACAGGTGACCGCCACAGATGCAGATGACGCCACATACGGTAACAGTGCACAGATTGTCTACAGCATCCTTTACGGTCAGGAAGACTTTTCTGTGGACTCCAAGTCAG GAGTCATCAGAACAGCTTCAGCCAACATGGACCGTGAAGTGAAGGACGAATATCAGATTATAATCCAAGCCAAAGACATGGGTGGGCAACTGGGGGGACTTGCATCCACTGTGACTATCAATATCACCCTCAGCGATGTCAATGACAATCCACCTCGTTTTGTCAAGA GTATTTTTCATTTGCGGGTACCCGAGACAGCATTGGTGGATTCGGTGGTGGGTCGGATTCTAGCCCACGATTTAGACACGGACAGAAATGCAGAAGTGGACTACTGCATTGTACCAGGGGATGAGAGCAACATGTTTGAAATCATCTCGAATAGCCAAAGTAAAGAAGGAGTTGTTGTCTTGAAAAAG CCTCTGGACTACGAAACAAAAAAGTCCTACACTTTCAAAGTGGAAGCATCCAATGCACAGATGGATCCCCGTTTCCTCAACTTGGGTCCTTTTTTGGATTTAGCCACTGTCAAGGTAACTGTCATGGATGTCGAAGAGCCTCCTGTCTTCAGCAAAGCATCCTACTCTCTGGAAGCATATGAAGACACCCCCGTAGGAACCGTTATAGGTTCCGTTACAGCACAAGACCTTGATGCCAGTAGCAGTGCAGTCAG GTATTCGCTGGAATGGCAAAAAAACGAAGACAGCTGTTTTGACGTCGATGCCATCGATGGCTCTGTTTCCACAAATGAATACTTGGACAGAGAGGAAGTATTTCATCACAACATAACTGTGGTTGCATTCAAAGtca TAAATCCTGTGCTGTCCACCAAAGTGCTAGTGACAGTCAACGTCCTGGATGTGAACGAGTTTGATCCGGAACTGGCATTTCCATCGGATACCTTCGTATGCGAAATTTCTCATGTTGGACAG acAACACTGCCGGCATCGTGA